CGATTCCCAGTTCGTCAAGACGGTGGGCACCACCAGCTACTTCCAGCCGATCTGGCTCGGACACGTCCTGTCGGGCCGCCTGGAAGTGGGCGCGGGATGGGGCTGGGGCGACGAGGAGTTTCCGTTGTTCGAGCGCTTCTACCTGGGCGGGCCCAACAGCTTCCGAGGCGTCAAGTTCCGGGAAATCTCCCCGGTGGATGAGACCGGCACCCGTATCGGAGGCACGTCCGAGCTGCTCGGGACCGTCGAGTACATCATCCCGTTGCCCTTCGGCTTCCGGCTCGCCGCCTTCTTCGACATCGGCAACGTCTACGGCTTCGGCACCTCGTTCGACCCGACCGATACCCGGGAGGCGGCGGGAGGCGGAGTCCGGTGGATCTCCCCGTTCGGCCCCATCCGGATCGACTACGGCGTTCTGCTGGACCGGAAGAGTGGGGAGGACTTTGGCGCAGTACACTTCTCTGTCGGGTCACCCTTCTAGGAGGGGAGCATGAGAGCAAGCCTGGCCGCCACCTCGATCCTCGCGGCGCTGCTGACAGGCGGCGCCGCCCTGGCCCAGGCCCCGACGGCGCCGCCGCCCCGCATCGGCTACGTGGATCTTCAGCGGGTGCTGGTGCGATCGCAGCCCGGCGTCGCGGCCCGGGCGCAACTGGAACGTGAGAAGGCCCAGATGCAGCGGGAGATGGACAGCAAGAAGCAGGAGGTCGACAAGCTTCGCGAGGATCTGGAAAAGAAGGGCTCGCTGCTGACGGCCGACACCCGTCGCGAGCGCGAGGAGACGCTGGAGCGCAAGCGCCGGGACACCGCGCGACTCGCCGACGACTTCCAGCGCGACCTCGCCCGCAAGGAGCAGCAAGCGCTGTTCCGCCTGCAGCAGGATCTGGTGGGCGTGATCGAGCGGCTGGGCAAGCAGCGAGGCTACTACATGATCCTGGAACGCCGGGGGGCCGTGGTGCTCTACGCCGCGCCCGACGCCGATCTCACCGACGAGGTCATTCGCGCCTACGATCAAGAGGCGGCGACGAAGGGGAAGAAGTAGCGCGATGGCGGGGCCGGCCGGTCTGCCGCTGGGCCACATTGCCGCCAGGCTGGGCGCCACGCTCGAGGGCG
The DNA window shown above is from Candidatus Methylomirabilota bacterium and carries:
- a CDS encoding OmpH family outer membrane protein, with translation MRASLAATSILAALLTGGAALAQAPTAPPPRIGYVDLQRVLVRSQPGVAARAQLEREKAQMQREMDSKKQEVDKLREDLEKKGSLLTADTRREREETLERKRRDTARLADDFQRDLARKEQQALFRLQQDLVGVIERLGKQRGYYMILERRGAVVLYAAPDADLTDEVIRAYDQEAATKGKK